A genomic region of Dactylococcopsis salina PCC 8305 contains the following coding sequences:
- the plsX gene encoding phosphate acyltransferase PlsX has translation MKSTRAKIAVDAMGGDYAPGEIITGALRATEELEVDVLLVGDPEQIQPLMEASGSQNNPHLEVIPSEGVIEMSEEPMAALKQKRKASINVAMDMVKAGRAEAVVSAGHSGAAMAGALLRLGRLKGIDRPAIGAILPTMIAGKSVIILDAGAMVDCRPKFLEQFGLMGTVYSKYVLGNAEPKVGLLNIGEEPSKGNEASIRAHQLMTDNPQIPFVGNAEGRDVLSGKFDVIVCDGFVGNVILKFAEAVGEVLLDILKEELPRGLHGQVGSALLKPNLKRIKQRIDHAEHGGALLLGVDGICIISHGSSQAPSIYNAIRLAKDAIDEKVLTRLRSYSAGTEGLSVDSTVSTNL, from the coding sequence ATGAAATCGACTCGCGCAAAAATTGCAGTTGACGCTATGGGGGGAGACTATGCTCCCGGTGAAATTATTACTGGGGCGCTCCGAGCCACAGAAGAACTCGAAGTAGATGTGCTGTTAGTGGGTGATCCAGAACAGATTCAACCCCTGATGGAAGCATCGGGAAGCCAGAATAATCCACATCTAGAAGTGATCCCCTCCGAAGGGGTGATTGAAATGTCAGAAGAGCCAATGGCGGCGTTAAAACAGAAACGGAAAGCGTCGATTAATGTGGCGATGGATATGGTGAAAGCTGGACGAGCAGAGGCGGTGGTTTCTGCTGGTCATTCTGGCGCGGCGATGGCGGGAGCATTGTTACGGTTGGGACGCTTAAAAGGCATCGATCGACCCGCCATTGGGGCAATTTTACCAACAATGATCGCGGGAAAATCAGTAATCATCCTCGATGCGGGAGCAATGGTTGATTGTCGCCCGAAATTTTTGGAACAGTTTGGCTTGATGGGGACGGTTTACAGTAAATATGTTCTGGGTAATGCTGAACCGAAAGTGGGATTACTGAATATTGGCGAAGAACCATCTAAGGGGAATGAAGCATCAATCCGCGCTCATCAGTTGATGACAGACAATCCTCAGATTCCCTTTGTCGGGAATGCCGAAGGGAGAGATGTTCTCTCTGGAAAGTTTGATGTTATTGTTTGTGATGGCTTTGTGGGGAATGTGATTCTTAAGTTTGCCGAAGCAGTGGGAGAAGTCTTACTGGATATTCTCAAGGAAGAATTGCCACGAGGATTACATGGACAGGTGGGAAGTGCTTTATTAAAACCGAATCTCAAACGGATTAAGCAACGCATTGATCACGCAGAACACGGAGGAGCGTTACTACTGGGCGTTGATGGCATTTGCATTATTAGTCATGGTAGTTCTCAAGCCCCTTCGATTTATAATGCGATTCGTCTGGCGAAAGATGCGATCGATGAGAAGGTTTTAACCCGTCTTCGTTCCTACAGCGCAGGAACAGAAGGTTTATCCGTAGATTCAACAGTCAGCACGAATCTGTAA